In one window of Helianthus annuus cultivar XRQ/B chromosome 17, HanXRQr2.0-SUNRISE, whole genome shotgun sequence DNA:
- the LOC110923979 gene encoding uncharacterized protein LOC110923979 codes for MAENSKFIKEIATADIDKTKLPHNVGKYNGLTDPDDHLQVFNGVGVTGGWNLPTWCHLFAQTFLGAARVWFDSLPAGRIKSWIDFRDKFLAHFSQQRRHTRDPADCLNIWRKDHESVEDFITRYNKECLEIGYVGEKIMRAHFMRAVKCDDLIKRLKGRDGGPKDWEAFIEAAKTIARTDKQLTGDDNCQYGYSHNDRRNKKGKGQSWKTSGYRERSPVREDTRNTVNQITHRKEVKRENREKQWTPLTKTPSKVLSTENHQFKPPLQMRNKRGQDPNLFCEFHKDTGHLTDDCFSLN; via the coding sequence ATGGCTGAAAACTCCAAGTTCATCAAAGAGATCGCAACAGCCGATATTGACAAGACAAAACTGCCACACAACGTGGGCAAATACAATGGCTTAACAGATCCTGATGACCACCTCCAAGTTTTCAATGGCGTAGGAGTAACAGGAGGCTGGAACTTACCAACTTGGTGTCATCTTTTTGCACAAACATTTCTTGGTGCGGCGCGCGTCTGGTTTGATAGCTTACCAGCAGGGAGGATCAAGTCATGGATCGATTTTCGGGACAAGTTCCTCGCGCACTTCTCTCAACAACGCAGGCACACTAGAGATCCCGCTGACTGTTTGAATATATGGAGGAAAGATCACGAAAGCGtggaagatttcatcaccagatatAACAAAGAATGCCTAGAAATCGGATACGTAGGCGAAAAGATTATGCGCGCACACTTTATGAGGGCAGTAAAGTGCGATGACTTGATCAAGCGATTGAAAGGAAGAGACGGAGGCCCCAAAGATTGGGAAGCCTTCATTGAAGCAGCAAAAACAATCGCGCGCACCGACAAACAATTGACCGGTGATGACAACTGTCAATATGGTTACAGTCATAACGATCGGCGCAATAAGAAAGGCAAAGGCCAATCATGGAAAACATCTGGTTACAGGGAAAGAAGCCCAGTAAGAGAAGACACGCGCAATACAGTTAACCAAATCACCCATCGCAAAGAGGTAAAAAGAGAAAATAGAGAAAAACAGTGGACGCCCCTAACAAAGACACCTTCTAAGGTCCTGTCAACTGAGAACCACCAGTTCAAACCACCTCTACAAATGCGCAACAAAAGAGGCCAAGACCCAAATCTTttctgtgaattccacaaagaCACCGGTCACTTAACCGACGACTGCTTTAGTCTAAACTAG
- the LOC110923980 gene encoding uncharacterized protein LOC110923980, giving the protein MKEGKFLGFIVTKDGFKVNPDKVQAIEQMPSPSTIKEMQKLAGRLAVLNRFLDNHVAKSFPFIKTLRNCKKKSQFQWTPEAESAFREMKDCLIRLPTLTAPVKGEPLVMYLSTSDKAVGAVLLVDCQGIQTPVYYVSRTLNDPETRYAIMEKLVLALIHAPRQLRRYFANHVIHVLTNYNIGNILARPEISGRPRPATKGQVLADFMTEVPDDKDKECKTMERAERQHSEEPWLLYTDGASNEDGAGAGLRLVSPEKHEFTYVIRLDFKSMNNEAEYEAFLVGLRLAIKMGVKHIEAHVDSMLVAGQINGQYDAKGDVMALYLDQAKTLLQVFHSYKVHHINRSENKPADALSKLPSTSFQHLAKDVRIEVLSNPSVPLRQVSVIRFGTTSWMTPIIMYLQSGVLTENKAEAMKVQYKSEHYQMVDGILYWKSYLGSLLRCVDPEDANYLIREVHESICGIHAGPRMVVAKVMNAGYYWPGMHLDAVKVLRKCSGCQRHAPKTMRPKNELVPVTTAWPFQQWGIDMVGPFPEAPGAVKFIIVAVDYFTKWVEAKALASTTSTVVRRFIWEQIICWFGLPLRIVTDNGTNFAADDLQRWFNELHIEHTFSSVAHPQGNG; this is encoded by the exons ATGAAAGAAGGAAAGTTCCTGGGTTTCATCGTAACAAAAGATGGGTTCAAAGTCAATCCTGATAAGGTGCAAGCGATCGAGCAGATGCCTTCACCGTCGACAATCAAGGAAATGCAGAAATTGGCTGGACGGCTAGCAGTACTCAACCGTTTCTTGGACAACCACGTAGCAAAGTCATTTCCATTTATCAAAACACTCCGCAATTGCAAGAAGAAAAGTCAATTTCAGTGGACCCCGGAAGCCGAGAGCGCATTCCGAGAAATGAAGGATTGCCTCATAAGATTACCAACACTAACAGCGCCAGTGAAAGGAGAACCCCTAGTAATGTATCTGTCAACGTCTGATAAAGCAGTTGGAGCAGTTCTGCTCGTAGACTGCCAAGGCATTCAGACACCAGTTTATTATGTGTCTCGCACTCTGAACGATCCAGAAACAAGGTATGCTATAATGGAAAAACTGGTGCTAGCACTAATTCATGCACCAAGGCAGTTGCGCAGGTACTTCGCCAATCACGTCATTCATGTACTAACAAATTACAACATCGGCAACATCCTTGCAAGGCCCGAGATATCCGGAAG ACCAAGGCCAGCAACTAAAGGCCAGGTGTTGGCCGATTTCATGACAGAAGTACCTGACGACAAAGACAAGGAGTGCAAGACAATGGAGAGAGCTGAAAGGCAACATTCGGAAGAGCCATGGCTACTGTATACAGACGGCGCTTCCAATGAAGATGGCGCAGGCGCAGGACTTCGGCTAGTAAGTCCAGAAAAACATGAATTCACGTATGTCATCAGGCTAGACTTCAAAAGCATGAATAATGAAGCCGAATACGAAGCCTTTCTTGTTGGTCTGAGGTTGGCAATCAAAATGGGAGTCAAACATATTGAGGCACATGTGGACTCCATGTTAGTAGCCGGGCAGATCAACGGTCAGTACGATGCCAAAGGAGACGTAATGGCGCTCTACTTAGACCAGGCAAAAACATTGCTGCAAGTCTTCCATTCCTACAAGGTACATCATATCAACCGGAGCGAGAATAAACCAGCAGATGCATTAAGTAAACTCCCATCCACCAGTTTCCAGCACCTGGCCAAGGATGTGCGCATTGAAGTTCTGAGCAATCCATCGGTACCGTTAAGGCAAGTAAGCGTCATTCGATTTGGAACAACGTCCTGGATGACTCCGATAATTATGTATCTTCAGTCTGGAGTACTAACGGAAAACAAAGCCGAAGCAATGAAAGTGCAATACAAATCCGAACACTACCAGATGGTCGACGGAATTTTGTATTGGAAATCCTACTTAGGATCGTTATTAAGATGCGTTGACCCAGAAGATGCAAACTACCTGATCCGAGAAGTACACGAGAGCATCTGTGGCATTCACGCTGGTCCAAGAATGGTAGTAGCAAAAGTGATGAACGCCGGATACTACTGGCCTGGAATGCATCTAGACGCAGTGAAAGTTCTGAGGAAATGCAGCGGCTGCCAGAGACATGCCCCGAAAACGATGCGCCCCAAAAATGAACTAGTCCCAGTAACAACGGCGTGGCCGTTTCAACAATGGGGGATAGATATGGTTGGCCCTTTTCCAGAAGCCCCGGGCGCAGTGAAATTCATAATCGTCGCAGTAGactatttcacaaaatgggtggaagcaaaGGCACTCGCATCAACCACATCTACCGTAGTTAGAAGGTTCATCTGGGAGCAGATCATCTGCTGGTTCGGGCTGCCACTAAGAATCGTCACCGACAACGGGACAAATTTTGCTGCCGACGATCTCCAACGCTGGTTCAACGAGTTGCACATAGAGCATACCTTTTCCTCAGTTGCGCACCCGCAAGGAAACGGTTAA